In Nocardia yunnanensis, one DNA window encodes the following:
- a CDS encoding GntR family transcriptional regulator: MSGRVTKQAQLRSALTTLCANLRPGEMLPSERQLCDDYRVSRMTVREVLGQLESEGVITRIPGKGTFVAERVARSRLHMASFSDDMRRLGRTPGTVVLHTDFAVPPPATVTALGLGANVQAFHLVRLRLADGLPMSIDDGWYRADLLPDLLDQELTQSLYALFARAYDCPIDRAEQSVRAVAADERHAGWLGTETGSPLLAFDRISYSRDRAVEHAQSWYRADRYQVYMTVSAEDS; the protein is encoded by the coding sequence GTGTCAGGGCGCGTGACCAAACAGGCCCAGCTGCGTTCGGCGCTGACCACCCTGTGCGCGAACCTGCGTCCCGGGGAGATGCTGCCCAGCGAACGCCAGCTCTGCGACGACTACCGCGTCAGCCGCATGACCGTGCGCGAGGTGCTGGGCCAGCTCGAATCCGAGGGCGTCATCACCCGCATCCCGGGCAAGGGGACCTTCGTGGCCGAGCGGGTCGCCCGCTCGCGCCTGCACATGGCGTCGTTCTCCGACGATATGCGCCGGCTGGGCCGTACTCCGGGCACGGTGGTGCTGCACACCGATTTCGCGGTGCCGCCGCCGGCCACGGTGACCGCGCTGGGTTTGGGCGCGAATGTGCAAGCGTTCCATCTGGTTCGGCTGCGGCTGGCCGACGGACTGCCGATGTCCATCGACGACGGCTGGTATCGCGCGGATCTGCTGCCGGATCTATTGGATCAGGAGTTGACGCAGTCGCTGTACGCGCTGTTCGCCCGCGCCTACGACTGCCCCATCGACCGCGCCGAGCAGAGCGTGCGCGCGGTGGCCGCCGACGAGCGCCACGCCGGTTGGCTGGGTACCGAAACCGGTTCGCCGCTGCTGGCTTTCGACCGCATCTCCTACTCCCGCGATCGCGCGGTGG
- a CDS encoding quinone oxidoreductase family protein, with amino-acid sequence MRAIQVSEHGGPEVLRCVEAPDPEVGPGQLLVRTQAIGINFIDTYIRTGRYPTSLPYVPGSEGSGVVTAVGPDVTDFQVGDEVAWAAAPGSYAEQVLVPAEVAIPVPEGVKPEVAASALLQGMTAHYLIESIYKPQPDDAVLVHAGAGGVGLILTQLLSARGVRVITTVSTDDKEKLSREAGAAEVLRYEEDVAARVRELTGGVGVAASYDGVGASTFEASLAATRIRGTVALFGAASGPVPPFDLQRLNPLGSLFVTRPTLAHYTRDRAELLWRAGDIMHAIADGILRVRIGGSYPLAEAERAHRDLESRQTTGSIVLVP; translated from the coding sequence ATGCGCGCCATTCAGGTTTCCGAGCACGGTGGTCCCGAAGTCCTGCGTTGCGTGGAGGCGCCCGACCCGGAGGTCGGGCCCGGTCAGCTCCTGGTCCGCACGCAGGCCATCGGAATCAACTTCATCGACACCTACATTCGCACCGGACGCTATCCGACGTCGCTGCCCTACGTTCCGGGTTCGGAGGGCAGCGGGGTGGTCACCGCGGTCGGGCCGGATGTCACCGACTTCCAGGTCGGCGACGAGGTGGCGTGGGCGGCGGCGCCCGGCAGTTACGCCGAGCAGGTGCTGGTGCCCGCGGAGGTCGCGATCCCGGTGCCCGAGGGCGTGAAACCCGAGGTCGCGGCGTCGGCGTTGCTGCAGGGCATGACCGCGCACTATCTGATCGAGTCGATCTACAAGCCGCAGCCCGACGACGCGGTGCTGGTGCACGCGGGCGCGGGCGGGGTGGGCTTGATCCTCACGCAGCTGCTCTCGGCGCGCGGGGTGCGGGTCATCACGACGGTGTCGACCGACGACAAGGAGAAGCTCTCGCGCGAGGCCGGCGCCGCGGAAGTGCTGCGCTACGAGGAGGATGTGGCCGCGCGGGTGCGTGAGCTGACCGGTGGAGTGGGCGTGGCGGCCAGCTACGACGGCGTGGGCGCGTCCACCTTCGAAGCGAGCCTGGCGGCCACCCGCATTCGCGGCACGGTCGCGCTGTTCGGCGCGGCCAGCGGGCCGGTGCCGCCGTTCGATCTGCAGCGGCTCAACCCGCTGGGCTCCCTGTTCGTGACCCGCCCGACACTGGCGCACTACACCCGCGATCGCGCCGAATTGCTGTGGCGCGCAGGCGATATCATGCACGCCATCGCCGACGGCATCCTGCGCGTCCGCATCGGCGGCAGCTACCCGCTGGCCGAAGCCGAACGCGCGCACCGCGATCTGGAGAGCCGCCAGACCACCGGCTCGATCGTGCTGGTGCCCTGA
- a CDS encoding TetR/AcrR family transcriptional regulator, whose protein sequence is MAGRPEAKALRRSERSAETEQALKDAAHRLFAERGYLNTKIADITAAAGRAAGSFYNHFASKEELLQALLKDLARESDSSAEDPAHTADFTDPASVRYHVAAYWAFGRRNWPVLRAVSQAALVNDEFARIAARSATEQREEVADHLDGFGPAGLRLPGPPDATLAMMFLSANGLLQAVQEGGLALTDEQAVDALTRFVYRGLTGRDYD, encoded by the coding sequence GTGGCAGGTCGCCCGGAGGCGAAAGCGCTGCGCCGCAGCGAGAGATCGGCCGAGACCGAACAGGCACTCAAGGACGCCGCGCATCGGTTGTTCGCCGAGCGCGGCTACCTCAACACCAAGATCGCCGACATCACCGCGGCCGCCGGGCGCGCGGCCGGCTCGTTCTACAACCACTTCGCGAGCAAGGAAGAACTGCTACAGGCCCTGCTGAAAGACCTTGCGCGCGAAAGCGACAGCTCCGCCGAGGATCCCGCCCACACCGCCGATTTCACCGATCCCGCCTCGGTGCGCTACCACGTCGCGGCTTACTGGGCCTTCGGCCGCCGCAACTGGCCGGTCCTTCGGGCGGTGAGTCAAGCCGCCCTGGTCAACGACGAATTCGCCCGTATCGCAGCACGATCCGCCACCGAGCAGCGCGAGGAGGTGGCCGACCACCTCGACGGCTTCGGCCCCGCCGGGCTGCGCCTACCCGGCCCCCCGGACGCTACCCTGGCCATGATGTTCCTGTCGGCGAACGGGCTGCTGCAGGCGGTGCAGGAGGGCGGCCTCGCCCTGACCGACGAGCAGGCCGTCGACGCCCTCACCCGCTTCGTCTACCGCGGCCTCACCGGCCGCGACTACGACTGA